One segment of Piscirickettsia litoralis DNA contains the following:
- a CDS encoding head maturation protease, ClpP-related, translating into MYKRFQFLAQANQTDVMVYHPIMSGDAVEFVNKIKSIPEDHTVNIRINSPGGSVTEGAAMINCIKELDSRCIATVEGVAASMASLIAVSASKTKMAKNAMMMIHHPMKAMQGNAKEMVQTAKTLQGMSEIMIEGYQAKTGLSNDEIDAMLDKEFWMDSKKAKELGFADEIVGDSNIQASINPDEFGYKNVPQALLNPPKQEETKPMGKFAEFKALLEELKDDEETKAFFGFYATAGYKT; encoded by the coding sequence AAATGTACAAACGCTTTCAATTCCTAGCCCAAGCAAATCAAACTGATGTCATGGTTTATCATCCCATCATGTCAGGCGATGCCGTCGAGTTTGTCAATAAGATAAAATCCATTCCAGAAGATCACACGGTCAATATTCGCATCAATTCCCCAGGTGGCAGTGTTACCGAAGGTGCAGCAATGATTAATTGCATTAAAGAGCTTGATAGCCGTTGCATTGCGACCGTCGAGGGGGTGGCTGCGTCTATGGCGAGCTTAATTGCCGTATCTGCAAGTAAAACTAAGATGGCCAAAAATGCCATGATGATGATCCATCATCCGATGAAAGCCATGCAAGGCAATGCAAAGGAAATGGTGCAAACCGCTAAAACGCTCCAAGGCATGAGCGAAATTATGATCGAAGGCTATCAAGCAAAAACGGGCCTCTCCAATGATGAGATTGATGCCATGCTTGATAAAGAGTTCTGGATGGACTCAAAAAAAGCGAAAGAGCTTGGTTTTGCTGATGAGATTGTTGGCGATTCTAACATCCAAGCTTCAATAAACCCTGACGAGTTCGGATATAAAAATGTTCCACAAGCCCTACTTAACCCACCTAAACAAGAGGAAACAAAACCTATGGGTAAATTTGCAGAATTTAAAGCACTGCTTGAAGAATTGAAAGATGATGAGGAAACAAAGGCATTTTTTGGCTTCTATGCAACAGCCGGATATAAAACCTAA
- a CDS encoding capsid cement protein, whose amino-acid sequence MFLKGYNIGVLPAATDLSDYRFAAVNYTKTGYALATAGGLSDGVLQNNPEQGAVCDVMITGIAKMIASAAITAGNYVKVSTNGQIAQAGEGDTAIGKAIESANEAGDIIGVYLIPNGYAIPKPPPS is encoded by the coding sequence ATGTTTTTAAAAGGCTATAACATCGGTGTGCTTCCTGCGGCGACTGATTTAAGCGACTATCGTTTTGCCGCAGTAAATTACACTAAAACGGGCTACGCACTTGCGACCGCAGGTGGTCTTTCTGATGGCGTTTTACAGAATAATCCAGAGCAAGGCGCGGTGTGTGATGTCATGATCACAGGCATTGCAAAAATGATTGCCAGTGCAGCAATTACCGCCGGAAACTATGTAAAAGTCTCAACCAACGGTCAAATCGCACAAGCTGGTGAAGGCGATACAGCCATCGGTAAGGCGATTGAGTCTGCAAATGAAGCGGGCGACATTATCGGTGTGTATTTAATTCCTAATGGTTACGCTATTCCTAAGCCTCCACCGTCTTAA